Part of the Haloarcula laminariae genome is shown below.
GGCGGTGCGGGAGCTGGCGCTCAACGCCGCCCGCGTCGTCGCCGGCGAACGCGACGAGGCAGGCTCGCTGTCGCTGTCGCCCGGCGACGGCACGGACGAGACGCTGGCGGCGCTGGCGACGATGGACCTCGACGCGCCGTCGGCCGACCCGAGCGAGGAGACAGACGACGTTGTGCCGAGCGAGGCCTCAGACGAGCCAGAGCCGAGCGAGGAACCGGACGAGGCCGAGGCACCGACCACTGAACACGACGAGGCGCCGGCCACCGACGACGCCGGCGGAGAGTCCGCGGTCTCCGAGACTGCGGACGCGGACAGCACGGCCGAACCCACGACGGAACCGCCGTCGGAGTCGTCGAGCGACCCGGTCGAGACGGCACCGGCGACGAGCGACGCCGACGAGCTCCCCGAGTCGACCGAGCCGGCGGCGGCCGACTCGACGGCGTCGGGCGACGAACCGACGACAGAACCGACGGCGTCCGCGAGCGCGTCGGCCGGCGAGCCCGGCTCACCGTCGACGGACGATACCGAATCGGGCGGTTCGCTGGGCGACTTCGAGCCGTCGGACGACGCGACCGACGCCGACGGGACCGAAGACGACGACGTGGGCGAGTTCGACCCGGAGTTCGAACTCGACGAGGACGAACGCGAGGAGATAGAGGAGGAGTACGGTACCGCCTTCCAGAGCGGGACGGAGGTCGACGACGCCGGCGAGGCCGGCATCGAGACGCCCGACCCCGAGGAGCTGGCCGAAGCGGAAGCGGCGTCCGGGGCCGAGCCGGAAGCGGCGTCCGGGGCTGACGAAGTCGGCGAGCCGGCGACCGACGCCGGGGCGGCCGGTGACGGGAGCGAGGCGGACAGCGCGGCCGAACCGGCCGAGGACGTCGACCTCGAAGACGCGGTGATGGACGTGATGACCGACCTGAACGACGGGAGCGGCGCGGACCGCGAGGCGGTCATCACCGAGGTCGTCGAGACATACGGCGCGGACCGCGCGGCCGTCGAGGACGCCGTCCAGGACGCGCTGATGGGCGGGCGCTGCTACGAGCCCGACGACGGGAAGCTGACGCCCATCTGAACGCCGAGCCGCGCCGCTTTTCTCGTCCGGTCGCCAACCGTCGAGCGATGCGCGTCGAACCAGTTCCGGGCGTCCCCGCCGCCACCGTCGACACCGACGGCGAGCGACTGCTCGCGCTCGCGGACTACCACGCCGGTATCGAGGCCGGGCTCCAGTACGAAGGGGTGGAGCTCCGCTCGGCCGCGAGCGAGCGCCGGACGCGGTTGGTGGCCGCGCTCGACCGGACCGATGCCGACCGGCTGGTTGTCGTCGGCGACCTCGGCCACGCCATCGGCTCGCCCTTCGAGAGCGAGCGCGAGGAACTCGAAGCGCTGTTCTCGGCTCTGTCCGTCCCAGTTACCCTCGTGAAAGGGAACCACGACGGTGAGATGGAGCCGGCGCTCGATGACCTGGACGCGGACGTGACCGTCACGCCCGCTCACGGGACCACCGTCGGCGACGTGGGCTTTGCCCACGGCCACACCTGGCCCGCGCCGTCGGTCCTCGAATCGAGCGTCGTCTGTATCGGCCACGAACACCCGGTGGTCCGGCTGGAGGACGAGGTCGGCGGCACGCGGAAAGAGCGGGCCTGGCTCCGGGGGAAACTCGACGCCGGACCGTTCGCGGACCACTACGACCGGTCGCTCGACGCCGCCGGCGACCTCGTCGTCTTTCCCGCGTTCAACGACCGGTCGGGCGGGACCTGGGTGAACGTCCCCGGACAGGAGTTTCTCGCGCCGTTTCTCCCGGACGGGCTGGCCGACGCGGAGGCGTTCCTCCTCGACGGCACGCGGCTGGGCGACTACCGGACTGTCTGAAAAGCGGGGTCGGCCTACTCGGCCAGGCCGTCTTCGAGCCGCCGGACGAGCGATTCGTTGCCGAGGAACGTCTGGGTCCGGTCGTGGATACCGTCGGGCTCGACGTCGAGCAGCGACTGGCTCCCGTCGGAGGAGGCGCCGCCGGCGGCCTCGACGAGGTAGGCGAGCGGCCCCGCCTCGAAGTGGACGCGAAGCTTCCCGTTGGGGTATTTGTCCGTCACCGGGTAGCCGAAGATGCCGCCGTACTCCAGTACCTGCGCCAGGTCGGCGACGGTTGCGCCGCCGTAACGTGGTTTGAGTTCGCGGGCGAACTGCTGGGCCAGCTCGTTCATCGCGTCGCTTCGCTGGCTCCACTTGCCGGCCATCCCGACGACCGTGGCGTCATCCGGCAGTGTGAAGGTCCCCCACCGCTCGCTGTGACCGTCCCGGAGGAGATACTCCTGGACCACGTCGCGGTCCTCCCGGGCGATAGTCAGCGTGGTGTAGGGGCCGTACAGCACCATCATCGACGCGACGAGGTCGCGACCGCTCGCGGGCAGGTCGCCGTCGTAGACCCCGACGATGGTCCCCACGGAGTTGTTCGACGCCAGGTTCGAGGAGCCGTCGAGGGGGTCGATG
Proteins encoded:
- a CDS encoding metallophosphoesterase; this translates as MRVEPVPGVPAATVDTDGERLLALADYHAGIEAGLQYEGVELRSAASERRTRLVAALDRTDADRLVVVGDLGHAIGSPFESEREELEALFSALSVPVTLVKGNHDGEMEPALDDLDADVTVTPAHGTTVGDVGFAHGHTWPAPSVLESSVVCIGHEHPVVRLEDEVGGTRKERAWLRGKLDAGPFADHYDRSLDAAGDLVVFPAFNDRSGGTWVNVPGQEFLAPFLPDGLADAEAFLLDGTRLGDYRTV
- a CDS encoding class 1 fructose-bisphosphatase → MNTLDEIERAVKDTSHYVSGNLANYAHRSAGENPSGEEQVGGDVWADDLYFDALSAIEGVGGYASEERESVVDLGEGHTIAIDPLDGSSNLASNNSVGTIVGVYDGDLPASGRDLVASMMVLYGPYTTLTIAREDRDVVQEYLLRDGHSERWGTFTLPDDATVVGMAGKWSQRSDAMNELAQQFARELKPRYGGATVADLAQVLEYGGIFGYPVTDKYPNGKLRVHFEAGPLAYLVEAAGGASSDGSQSLLDVEPDGIHDRTQTFLGNESLVRRLEDGLAE